Within Actinoplanes sp. L3-i22, the genomic segment CCAGGCTCGGCGAGTGCCGCAGCCCCAGTGCATGGCCTACCCGGGTGCGCAGCATGCCCTTCGCGCTCTCCAGCGCCGCGGCCGTCGAGGCCTGCTCGGTCGCATCGCCCAGCACGGTGTAGAACACGGTCGCCTCACGGAGGTCACCGGTGATCCGGGCGTCCGTGACCGTCACCATGCCGAGGCGGGGATCCTTGATCTCCCGCACCAGCGAGGCCACCAGCTCACGAACACGCTCCGCGTGCCGTCGCGTCTTGGCCGGATCCGACATCTCGCCCACCTCCGACTGTGTAACCCGCGGGTCAAACCTGCCCCGCCCTTAACTGCTGAAGCCTACCTACCCCGGATTTCAGTCGTCGTCGCCGTAAAGGCGGCGCTTGACCGACAACAACTCGATTTCCGGGCGGCCGGCCATCTGGTGCTCGCACGTGTCGATCACCGCGCGGGCCTGAGCCGGGTCGGGGGCGACGACGGCCACCCCGATCTGTGCCCGGCCGTGCAGGTCGT encodes:
- a CDS encoding DUF503 domain-containing protein, whose product is MYTETAVFDLLLPGDAQSLKQKRSYVRPIIAMLKKFEVSAAEVGFHDLHGRAQIGVAVVAPDPAQARAVIDTCEHQMAGRPEIELLSVKRRLYGDDD
- the rbfA gene encoding 30S ribosome-binding factor RbfA encodes the protein MSDPAKTRRHAERVRELVASLVREIKDPRLGMVTVTDARITGDLREATVFYTVLGDATEQASTAAALESAKGMLRTRVGHALGLRHSPSLAFKADNVLDNVKEIDDLLAAARHRDEEVHRLAAGKEYAGDPDPYKAEEPEDEDEAERVGAREDLG